One part of the Bdellovibrio sp. KM01 genome encodes these proteins:
- a CDS encoding AgmX/PglI C-terminal domain-containing protein, translating to MNAAKLIILENIAGQKVRTFAVDSESLNIVYLKDQRRVEALADLKVLKDNDIDYNLLKKIDLSKLSSKGETLAGLGRIRLASHDDVTSPQYSLHEEQDEEQLKTMLTRTALTHLVVVGIIMMGTFIAAKYFTKKDEAPLVTIVIPKEAPKVVENKPVPHVKMSEKKIKPSNKVYKPVVKKQPIKVKKYTVNTNKAKNVQRVGALAALGGTPKGTRGYEGLDNNSMKAIRSAGIGNGGGGVGSAGRGGVKGYLPGNGLIAGSAGEGGRAESAGGYGTRGVGGGRAGYGKMNMVGGTAASSLPLDAEATVEGGLDRDQIIAVINRNKGQIVYCYEKGLQAQPAIGGRVAVDFVIGPNGRITTAKVAQSSLGSAMVENCMIAKMKSWQFPKPVGKVNVDVLYPFELMRVSAR from the coding sequence ATGAACGCAGCAAAACTAATCATTCTAGAAAACATCGCGGGACAAAAAGTCCGCACGTTTGCGGTTGATTCAGAGTCCTTGAACATCGTGTACCTTAAGGATCAACGCCGCGTTGAAGCCTTGGCAGACTTGAAAGTTCTTAAAGACAATGACATCGACTACAACCTTCTTAAAAAGATCGATCTTTCTAAGTTGAGCTCTAAAGGTGAAACACTTGCGGGCTTGGGGCGCATTCGCCTGGCAAGTCACGATGACGTTACAAGCCCTCAATACTCGTTGCATGAAGAGCAAGATGAAGAGCAACTAAAGACAATGTTGACTCGCACGGCACTGACTCACTTGGTAGTTGTCGGCATCATCATGATGGGTACTTTCATTGCCGCTAAATACTTTACGAAAAAAGACGAAGCTCCTTTGGTAACTATCGTTATCCCTAAAGAAGCTCCTAAAGTTGTTGAAAACAAACCGGTTCCACACGTGAAGATGTCTGAAAAGAAAATCAAACCATCTAACAAAGTGTATAAACCAGTCGTTAAGAAACAACCTATCAAAGTTAAAAAATACACCGTGAACACCAACAAAGCGAAAAACGTACAACGCGTGGGTGCTTTGGCAGCTTTGGGTGGAACTCCGAAAGGCACTCGTGGTTACGAGGGTCTTGATAACAACTCTATGAAAGCTATCCGTTCTGCTGGTATCGGCAATGGCGGTGGCGGCGTCGGCTCTGCTGGTCGCGGTGGTGTTAAAGGTTACCTTCCCGGCAATGGCTTGATCGCTGGTTCTGCAGGTGAAGGTGGTCGCGCTGAAAGCGCTGGCGGTTACGGCACTCGTGGTGTTGGTGGCGGTCGTGCGGGTTACGGCAAGATGAATATGGTTGGTGGTACGGCTGCCTCTAGTCTTCCCCTTGATGCGGAAGCAACTGTTGAAGGCGGTTTGGATCGTGACCAAATCATCGCGGTTATCAACCGTAACAAAGGTCAAATCGTATATTGTTATGAAAAAGGTCTGCAAGCCCAGCCAGCTATCGGTGGTCGTGTGGCAGTTGACTTCGTGATCGGTCCAAATGGTCGTATCACAACAGCAAAAGTGGCTCAAAGTTCTCTGGGTTCGGCAATGGTTGAAAACTGCATGATCGCTAAAATGAAATCATGGCAGTTCCCGAAACCAGTTGGAAAAGTAAACGTAGATGTTCTTTACCCATTCGAATTAATGCGCGTTTCGGCTCGCTAA
- a CDS encoding outer membrane beta-barrel domain-containing protein produces the protein MKNFKLLSATVLLIALSSQNVFAAPAKKAVKKATTTSSQPARINDNSDVTSDIDSLGGNEQLMNMAQNIKSESRSRIVQERIVDRRNRLEVGVNYGMNFGGDAYTKTQAMGATLDFHITPRWSIGARYFDYGNSLSPEGKRIFDQAKANYQAGGRAYAVDIDYPESSVMAVLNWYPIYGKTSFMDVGVTQFDMYLLGGGGQITLSSGSTAVYTAGLGIGAWITKHLTARAEVRYMNYNDKPVTGERNLNVVTGNLGLGWML, from the coding sequence ATGAAAAACTTTAAACTTCTTTCTGCAACTGTTTTGTTAATCGCGCTAAGCTCACAAAATGTTTTCGCAGCTCCGGCTAAAAAAGCTGTGAAAAAAGCAACCACAACATCTTCTCAACCGGCTCGTATTAACGACAATAGCGATGTCACTAGTGACATCGACTCTTTGGGTGGCAACGAACAGTTGATGAACATGGCGCAAAATATCAAATCTGAAAGCCGTTCTCGTATCGTTCAAGAGCGTATCGTTGACAGACGCAACCGCCTTGAAGTGGGTGTTAACTACGGAATGAACTTCGGTGGTGATGCTTACACGAAAACTCAAGCTATGGGCGCAACTCTTGATTTCCACATCACGCCTCGCTGGTCCATCGGTGCAAGATACTTTGACTACGGAAATTCTTTGTCTCCAGAAGGTAAACGTATTTTCGACCAAGCGAAAGCGAACTACCAAGCTGGTGGCCGCGCATATGCCGTGGACATCGACTACCCGGAAAGTTCTGTCATGGCAGTTTTAAACTGGTATCCAATCTATGGTAAAACAAGCTTTATGGATGTTGGTGTGACTCAGTTCGATATGTACTTACTTGGCGGTGGTGGTCAAATCACTTTGTCCAGCGGTTCAACTGCAGTTTATACAGCAGGTCTTGGTATCGGTGCCTGGATCACAAAACATCTGACTGCAAGAGCTGAAGTTCGTTACATGAATTACAACGACAAACCCGTAACAGGTGAACGTAACTTGAACGTTGTCACGGGTAACCTTGGTCTTGGATGGATGTTATGA
- a CDS encoding vWA domain-containing protein produces MKPLIALCIYVSAFLLLSACAQESGTIIAQKTLEQPKVELPVYPDVVQPEQPEIPVYPTVKQPEIVWITEDGGQSQLDFNPRVDILFVTDNSDSMKSAQANLIKNLNRFTNGITNNKMIDYHIGVISTWDSSERFATKKKDTYQIGELRNVKTIAGTESKERFVTKKDSAGILANTLKIGVAPYAEGGPEVEEFFSPLAAALDKSGHAAVNEGFFRDDAQLVVIFMTDADDSSSRITPEQMAQTLIDFKGGRQDKVSVYGVLVNAKDPDSVKDWDLRVHPKYHPECFTGQKNNGKCTGFGPERLEEMIVAANNGAGNPKQIREQYIMSITSPIFGTELGRMGDSITVKTLEKQIFLSQIPRVDDSGKLMLRVRYGTADVLAQGKGQLIPNKANGGWTYNPSSNSVKLSGNVKYEYKEGARFAVDLVPVPLAN; encoded by the coding sequence GTGAAACCACTTATAGCTCTTTGCATTTACGTTTCAGCATTTTTATTGCTATCGGCGTGCGCCCAGGAATCTGGAACCATCATCGCGCAAAAAACTCTGGAGCAACCAAAAGTTGAGCTTCCGGTTTACCCGGACGTTGTTCAACCGGAACAACCAGAAATTCCAGTTTATCCGACTGTGAAACAACCAGAAATCGTTTGGATCACAGAGGACGGCGGTCAAAGTCAGCTTGATTTCAACCCACGTGTTGACATCCTGTTTGTAACTGACAACTCGGACTCTATGAAATCGGCTCAAGCAAACTTGATCAAGAACTTGAATCGTTTTACAAATGGTATCACGAACAACAAGATGATTGACTATCATATCGGTGTTATCTCTACTTGGGACAGTTCCGAGCGTTTTGCGACAAAGAAAAAAGATACTTACCAAATTGGTGAGCTTCGCAATGTTAAAACAATTGCTGGCACTGAATCTAAAGAACGTTTCGTAACTAAAAAAGATTCAGCTGGTATTTTGGCGAACACATTGAAAATCGGTGTTGCTCCTTATGCGGAAGGTGGGCCTGAGGTTGAAGAGTTCTTCTCTCCCCTTGCGGCAGCGTTGGATAAAAGCGGCCACGCGGCAGTGAATGAAGGTTTCTTCCGTGACGATGCCCAGCTTGTGGTGATCTTCATGACGGATGCTGACGATTCTTCATCTCGCATCACTCCAGAACAAATGGCGCAAACTTTGATCGATTTCAAAGGTGGCCGCCAGGATAAAGTTTCTGTTTATGGTGTGTTGGTTAATGCCAAAGATCCAGATTCAGTTAAAGACTGGGATTTGCGCGTTCACCCTAAATACCACCCTGAGTGTTTTACTGGTCAAAAGAACAACGGTAAATGTACTGGCTTCGGTCCAGAGCGTTTGGAAGAAATGATTGTGGCTGCCAATAACGGTGCCGGCAATCCAAAACAAATCCGTGAACAGTATATCATGAGCATCACGTCCCCTATCTTCGGTACGGAGTTGGGTCGCATGGGCGACTCCATCACGGTTAAGACTTTGGAAAAACAAATTTTCCTAAGCCAAATCCCACGTGTGGATGACTCCGGCAAGCTGATGTTGCGTGTTCGTTATGGTACGGCTGATGTTTTGGCTCAAGGCAAGGGTCAGTTGATTCCGAACAAAGCGAACGGTGGTTGGACTTACAACCCAAGTTCAAACTCTGTGAAACTTTCTGGTAACGTAAAGTACGAATACAAAGAAGGCGCTAGATTCGCAGTGGACCTGGTTCCAGTTCCACTGGCGAACTAA
- a CDS encoding ABC transporter substrate-binding protein, whose protein sequence is MKFKYLVLPLFCIAGSVEAKVARLVTFPIPLFVESKDKGSFLKLANEIASRSKSKFKVDVLTSNKAKLAFSNGKAEGFFPGMDNSVPKDALKSTPFYIRTNFIFYREKRPFKTFKELYGKNVGLTFRYHYPAEIQENSKVKFIYADDDVANMRRLADGTIDAFIVEERSGLRALELSKVQGINYSRENPVSNQDCYFAFRNDEEGQNLLKEFNAVLEQMKSDGSLQKVLKLTEPSVMKSNL, encoded by the coding sequence ATGAAATTCAAATATTTGGTTCTTCCCTTATTTTGTATTGCTGGTTCTGTGGAAGCCAAGGTGGCACGCCTGGTGACTTTTCCTATTCCTTTATTTGTGGAAAGCAAAGACAAAGGATCGTTTCTAAAGCTCGCTAATGAAATTGCCTCTCGCTCTAAAAGTAAGTTCAAGGTCGATGTTCTGACTTCCAATAAAGCAAAGCTGGCTTTTTCCAATGGAAAAGCCGAAGGGTTCTTTCCTGGAATGGATAATTCCGTACCGAAAGACGCGTTGAAATCCACACCCTTTTATATTCGTACCAATTTTATTTTTTATCGTGAAAAACGTCCTTTTAAGACTTTCAAAGAGCTTTACGGAAAAAACGTAGGCTTAACGTTCCGTTATCACTATCCGGCGGAGATTCAGGAAAACAGTAAAGTTAAATTCATCTATGCCGATGATGACGTGGCCAACATGCGCCGCTTAGCTGATGGCACCATTGATGCCTTTATTGTTGAAGAGCGGTCAGGGCTTCGCGCCTTAGAGTTAAGTAAAGTTCAAGGTATCAACTATAGCCGTGAAAATCCGGTATCAAATCAGGATTGTTATTTTGCTTTTCGTAATGATGAAGAGGGGCAGAATCTGCTAAAGGAATTCAATGCGGTTCTGGAGCAAATGAAATCGGATGGAAGTCTGCAGAAGGTTCTGAAATTAACAGAACCTTCTGTGATGAAATCGAATCTTTAG
- a CDS encoding MnmC family methyltransferase: protein MIEPKPLKSWGDLGFEIEITKDQSPTLRLLESLDPAKPYGESMHHSGGASTETTHLYGNVAADVLKKVDNPHFMVVGLGLGYIEMNIAREALKQKKSVGLITSYESIPELREFFYLWLHDQYLSLLPEVAAVYDDALMHVLKGTDIANRELKSFLRQHFVNLTDIHGSLHEDIKFVSRYHGFFYDAFSSKTHPHLWGEEFLNRLLLESAAEQSVLTTYACKSNMKRALRMQGFVVTERPGFFSKRGSTLGVKELPIVDQ from the coding sequence ATGATTGAGCCAAAACCACTGAAATCATGGGGTGATCTAGGGTTTGAGATCGAAATTACCAAGGATCAAAGCCCCACTTTGCGTCTATTAGAATCCTTAGATCCCGCAAAACCCTATGGCGAGTCCATGCATCACTCCGGTGGTGCAAGCACTGAAACTACCCATCTTTACGGAAATGTAGCGGCCGATGTTTTAAAGAAAGTCGATAATCCTCATTTTATGGTGGTGGGACTGGGGTTGGGCTACATCGAGATGAATATTGCCCGCGAGGCCCTTAAACAAAAAAAATCCGTGGGCCTTATCACCAGTTACGAAAGCATTCCTGAGCTGCGTGAGTTCTTTTACTTGTGGCTGCATGATCAATATTTAAGTCTTTTGCCAGAAGTTGCCGCTGTTTATGATGATGCTTTGATGCACGTTTTGAAAGGGACCGACATTGCAAACAGAGAGTTAAAGTCTTTCTTGAGGCAGCATTTCGTAAATCTCACGGATATTCATGGTTCTCTTCATGAAGACATAAAATTCGTTTCGCGCTATCACGGTTTTTTCTATGATGCTTTCAGTTCTAAAACTCATCCGCACTTATGGGGCGAGGAATTCTTAAATCGTCTGCTGTTGGAATCTGCTGCTGAGCAAAGTGTCCTTACAACATATGCGTGCAAAAGCAATATGAAGCGGGCTCTGCGAATGCAAGGATTCGTCGTAACTGAACGTCCCGGATTTTTTTCTAAACGTGGTTCGACATTGGGAGTGAAGGAGTTGCCAATTGTTGATCAGTAA
- a CDS encoding TIGR01212 family radical SAM protein (This family includes YhcC from E. coli K-12, an uncharacterized radical SAM protein.), producing MEKGWLGLPYHTISEHYNHLFGEKVYKIPVTVVDNCPNRMGLKGMQTCVFCDVWGSAANAEAMTMELREQIEKYHAHIADRYNAKAFLIYFQAYTNTFTKVSALRNNFDIALSYPWVKGFTLGTRPDCLSKSVMDLWNEYHEKSFVAVEMGVQSFFNDELEFMRRGHSAEAAVEAIHKIADNTKVDLGIHLIFGSPGETDERIIKTAEIVNTLPITNVKLHNLHVLKNTPLEGMYRAGEFSPIDQVTYTRRVELFLQHLSPRFALHRLAAYSSRWDELVAPDWTKNKMGTHQAIIDHLRANGSYQSQYFHANSELELSAQAVLLKKSRRVDASPC from the coding sequence ATGGAAAAAGGCTGGTTGGGACTTCCCTATCACACTATCAGTGAGCACTACAATCATCTCTTTGGCGAGAAGGTCTATAAGATCCCCGTCACCGTGGTTGATAATTGTCCAAACCGGATGGGGTTAAAGGGCATGCAAACCTGTGTGTTTTGTGACGTGTGGGGATCTGCTGCAAATGCGGAAGCCATGACCATGGAACTTCGCGAACAGATCGAAAAATATCATGCCCACATCGCTGATCGTTACAATGCCAAGGCTTTTTTGATTTACTTTCAAGCCTATACCAACACTTTCACCAAAGTGTCGGCTCTTCGTAATAACTTTGATATCGCGCTTTCTTATCCCTGGGTGAAGGGCTTTACCTTGGGAACTCGTCCAGATTGCCTTTCTAAGTCCGTGATGGATCTGTGGAACGAGTATCATGAGAAGTCCTTTGTGGCGGTCGAGATGGGCGTGCAAAGCTTCTTTAATGATGAATTGGAATTCATGCGCCGGGGTCACTCCGCAGAAGCAGCTGTCGAAGCCATCCATAAGATTGCGGATAACACCAAAGTGGACCTAGGCATTCATTTGATCTTTGGAAGCCCGGGTGAAACGGATGAGCGCATTATTAAGACGGCAGAGATCGTAAACACTCTGCCTATTACCAATGTGAAACTTCATAATCTGCATGTTCTTAAAAACACTCCTCTGGAAGGGATGTACCGCGCCGGGGAGTTTTCTCCGATTGATCAGGTCACCTATACTCGCCGAGTGGAACTATTCCTGCAGCACTTATCACCGCGCTTTGCTTTGCACCGTTTGGCGGCATATTCGTCTCGTTGGGATGAGTTGGTGGCGCCGGATTGGACGAAAAATAAAATGGGCACACACCAGGCGATCATCGATCACTTGCGCGCCAATGGATCCTATCAATCTCAATATTTTCACGCGAATTCTGAGTTGGAACTTTCCGCTCAAGCAGTTTTGCTAAAAAAATCTCGCCGCGTGGACGCATCTCCGTGCTGA
- a CDS encoding ribonucleoside-diphosphate reductase subunit alpha, protein MLETTAHIMRVKKRDGTLEPVDVTKIVERVTRNCQGLTQVDPLRVATKAISGLYDGATTNELDNLCIQTASLLIGEEPEYSRLAARLLGIYIDEEVRSQKIQSFADSVNYGFQAGLLSEATKNFVEANKAALCAAIEPYRTDRFEYFGLRTVYDRYLLKNPTSRQVFETPQYFFMRVACGLAQTVDEAIEFYRLISSHDYMASTPTLFNSGTLRPQMSSCYLLDSPTDDLEAIYKKYTDIALLSKFAGGIGVAYSRIRSRGSLIKGTNGHSNGIIPWLKTMDSSVSAVNQGGKRKGAACVYLETWHADIEEFLELRDNTGDEAKRTHNLNLANWVPDLFMKRVEADGMWSLFDPRVVPHFVDIYGPEFEAAYEQAEAEKKYSKQIKARDLYSRMMKTLAQTGNGWMTFKDASNMKANQTGEAGNVIHLSNLCTEILEVTSNSETAVCNLGSVNLGRHVENGQFNFDKLAKSVRTAVKYLDRVVDINFYPISTAQDSNHKWRPVGLGVMGLQDAFFQLKLPFDSQAARDLSAKIQEEIYYNALLTSCELAEKYGPHGAYEQTKAAKGLLQYDLWNVTPSQPERFTALKAKIKQHGLRNSLMIAIAPTATIASIVGCYEAIEPQVSNLFKRETLSGEFMQINKYLVQDLKAIGLWTEDMRNEIKLNDGSIDEIAMIPPQIKELYRTVWEIPMKSLIEMAADRGAYIDQAQSLNLFMESPTIGKVSSMYMYAWKKGVKTTYYLRSRPATKIAKTTVKSSNNGMGMTTAAANTMDAAPQAPAQDDAPKKTYTDSEVIACSLENPEACEACQ, encoded by the coding sequence ATGTTGGAAACAACAGCTCACATCATGAGAGTTAAAAAGAGAGATGGAACTCTTGAACCAGTCGACGTAACGAAGATCGTTGAACGTGTGACTCGTAACTGCCAAGGCTTGACTCAAGTCGACCCACTTCGCGTTGCTACAAAAGCAATCAGCGGTCTTTATGATGGCGCAACAACAAATGAGTTGGATAATCTTTGTATCCAAACGGCTTCTTTGTTGATCGGTGAAGAACCAGAATACTCTCGTTTGGCGGCCCGTCTTTTGGGTATCTATATTGATGAAGAAGTTCGCTCTCAAAAAATCCAGTCTTTCGCTGACTCTGTAAACTATGGTTTCCAAGCCGGTTTGTTGTCTGAGGCGACTAAAAACTTCGTAGAAGCAAATAAAGCAGCTCTTTGCGCGGCTATCGAACCTTACCGCACAGACCGTTTTGAATACTTTGGCTTGAGAACTGTCTACGATCGTTATTTGCTAAAAAATCCAACTTCACGTCAGGTGTTTGAAACACCTCAATACTTCTTTATGCGTGTGGCTTGTGGCTTGGCTCAAACGGTTGATGAAGCTATCGAGTTCTATCGCTTGATCTCTTCTCATGACTACATGGCTTCTACGCCGACATTGTTCAATTCTGGTACTTTGCGCCCTCAAATGTCTTCTTGCTATCTTTTGGATTCTCCAACAGATGACTTGGAAGCTATCTACAAAAAGTACACAGACATCGCTTTGCTATCTAAATTTGCTGGCGGCATCGGTGTTGCTTACTCTCGCATCCGTTCCCGTGGTTCTTTGATCAAAGGAACAAACGGTCACTCTAACGGCATCATTCCTTGGTTGAAAACTATGGACTCTTCTGTGTCTGCAGTTAACCAAGGTGGTAAACGTAAAGGTGCTGCATGTGTGTACTTGGAAACTTGGCATGCTGATATCGAGGAGTTCCTTGAACTTCGCGATAACACCGGTGACGAAGCTAAACGTACTCACAATTTGAACTTGGCAAACTGGGTTCCAGATTTGTTCATGAAACGCGTTGAAGCGGACGGCATGTGGTCTTTGTTTGACCCACGCGTAGTGCCTCATTTCGTAGACATTTACGGCCCAGAATTCGAAGCGGCTTACGAACAAGCTGAAGCGGAGAAAAAATATTCCAAGCAAATCAAAGCTCGCGACCTTTACTCTCGCATGATGAAAACTCTTGCACAGACTGGTAACGGCTGGATGACATTTAAAGACGCTTCCAACATGAAAGCCAACCAAACTGGTGAAGCTGGCAATGTGATCCATCTTTCAAATCTTTGCACAGAGATCCTTGAAGTGACTTCAAACTCTGAAACAGCGGTTTGTAACCTGGGCTCTGTGAACCTTGGCAGACACGTAGAAAACGGTCAGTTTAACTTCGACAAACTGGCGAAATCTGTTCGCACAGCTGTAAAGTACTTGGACCGCGTTGTTGATATTAACTTCTACCCTATTTCAACAGCTCAGGATTCCAATCACAAATGGCGTCCAGTTGGTTTGGGTGTGATGGGCCTTCAAGATGCTTTCTTCCAATTGAAGTTGCCTTTTGATTCCCAAGCAGCTCGTGATTTGTCAGCGAAAATCCAAGAAGAGATCTACTACAATGCTCTTTTAACTTCTTGTGAATTGGCTGAAAAATACGGACCTCACGGTGCATACGAACAAACAAAAGCTGCTAAAGGCTTGTTGCAATACGACCTTTGGAATGTGACGCCATCTCAACCAGAGCGCTTCACAGCTTTGAAAGCGAAAATCAAACAACACGGCTTGCGTAACTCTTTGATGATCGCGATTGCGCCAACAGCAACTATCGCTTCTATCGTAGGTTGCTACGAAGCGATCGAGCCTCAAGTATCCAACTTGTTCAAACGTGAAACACTTTCTGGTGAGTTCATGCAGATCAATAAATACTTGGTGCAAGATCTTAAAGCGATCGGCCTTTGGACTGAAGACATGCGTAATGAAATCAAATTGAACGATGGTTCAATTGATGAAATCGCGATGATCCCACCTCAGATCAAAGAACTTTACCGTACTGTTTGGGAAATCCCAATGAAGTCATTGATCGAAATGGCTGCAGACCGTGGCGCTTACATCGACCAAGCTCAATCTTTGAACTTGTTCATGGAAAGCCCGACTATCGGTAAAGTTTCTTCTATGTACATGTATGCATGGAAAAAAGGTGTGAAAACGACTTATTACTTGCGCTCTCGTCCAGCGACTAAAATCGCAAAAACGACTGTGAAGTCTTCTAACAACGGTATGGGTATGACAACAGCTGCTGCAAACACTATGGATGCGGCTCCTCAAGCTCCTGCTCAAGATGACGCTCCTAAGAAAACTTACACAGATTCAGAAGTGATTGCTTGTTCTTTGGAAAATCCAGAGGCTTGCGAAGCTTGTCAATAA
- a CDS encoding ribonucleotide-diphosphate reductase subunit beta yields the protein MILDPGFNLTLRPMKYPTMYEMYKNGIKNTWTVDEIDFSTDLVDLHSKMTAAERHLISRLVAFFATGDSIVGNNLVLNLYKHVNAPEGRMYLSRQLYEEALHVQFYLTLLDTYIPNPDERAEAFAAIDNIPSIKKKADFCFKWIDSINELDQLNTKEDRRRFLMNLICFATCVEGLFFYAAFAYVYFLRSKGLLQGLASGTNWVFRDESMHMAFAIEVIKTARKEEPDLFNSQMEDMVTQMLEDAIECEMDFANDVLQLGVAGLSPKDMRQYLEYCADQRLESLNIAPRYNVKNPFGFMELQDMQELANFFERRVSAYQTGISGSVAFDEAF from the coding sequence ATGATTTTAGATCCAGGCTTTAACTTAACTCTTCGTCCGATGAAATACCCAACTATGTACGAAATGTACAAAAACGGTATCAAGAACACTTGGACAGTGGATGAAATTGATTTCTCTACAGACCTTGTGGACCTTCATTCAAAAATGACAGCAGCTGAAAGACATTTGATCTCTCGCCTGGTGGCATTCTTTGCGACGGGTGACTCTATCGTCGGAAACAATCTTGTATTGAATCTTTACAAGCACGTGAACGCGCCGGAAGGCCGTATGTACTTGTCTCGTCAGCTTTACGAAGAAGCTTTGCACGTTCAGTTCTATCTGACTTTGCTGGATACTTACATCCCAAATCCAGATGAGCGCGCGGAAGCTTTCGCTGCGATCGACAATATTCCTTCTATCAAAAAGAAAGCAGATTTCTGCTTTAAATGGATCGATTCAATCAACGAATTGGATCAATTGAACACGAAAGAAGACCGCCGTCGCTTCTTGATGAACTTGATCTGCTTCGCAACTTGCGTGGAAGGTCTATTCTTCTATGCAGCTTTCGCTTACGTTTATTTCTTGCGTTCAAAAGGTTTGCTGCAAGGTCTTGCATCTGGCACAAACTGGGTTTTCCGCGACGAATCCATGCACATGGCTTTCGCTATCGAAGTTATCAAGACAGCACGCAAAGAAGAACCAGATCTTTTCAACTCTCAAATGGAAGATATGGTCACACAAATGCTTGAAGACGCTATCGAGTGTGAGATGGACTTTGCAAACGATGTATTGCAATTGGGTGTTGCCGGTCTTTCTCCAAAAGACATGCGCCAATATCTTGAATACTGCGCTGACCAACGCCTTGAAAGCTTGAACATCGCTCCACGCTACAACGTGAAAAATCCATTTGGCTTCATGGAACTTCAAGACATGCAAGAACTTGCAAACTTCTTTGAAAGACGTGTTTCTGCTTACCAAACTGGTATCAGTGGCTCGGTAGCCTTCGATGAGGCGTTCTAA
- a CDS encoding HTTM domain-containing protein, with the protein MKHFQFQIKKAWALWDEFWFAPQNLLGLAFLRITLCGTFLYMSIMRFYNLWYFTDASWLPKEKALLILPEFGRPMFSWNFWPDSMNLQINILVVLLFALLTLGIGGRVFTALAWIINIGFLNRNYPAHFGADVIGSLFLFYLIFTNSCERLSVLNLIRKKKTFRPSDMVSSMMIRMMQVQIMAIYAYTGWEKLKGYSWWDGTALWSVLANPQMTTVDFSFLRQIPWVIPVLGYMTIIFEVYFPPMVIWNKSRHIWLLIGVGMHLGIGIFMGLMPFATIMLSTYFLFLSPIALEQKIVSKLDFSKN; encoded by the coding sequence GTGAAGCATTTTCAATTTCAAATTAAAAAAGCTTGGGCATTGTGGGATGAATTCTGGTTTGCTCCACAGAACTTATTAGGGCTGGCATTTCTTCGCATCACTTTGTGCGGGACTTTTTTATATATGAGTATCATGAGATTTTATAATCTGTGGTATTTCACGGATGCGAGTTGGCTCCCGAAAGAAAAAGCTCTTTTGATTCTGCCAGAGTTTGGCAGACCGATGTTTTCTTGGAACTTTTGGCCTGATTCCATGAATCTGCAAATCAATATTCTGGTTGTGCTTTTGTTTGCACTGTTAACTCTGGGTATTGGTGGGCGGGTTTTTACGGCGCTCGCGTGGATTATAAATATTGGATTTTTGAATCGTAATTATCCCGCGCACTTTGGTGCCGATGTGATTGGTTCGCTATTCTTATTTTATCTGATCTTTACGAACTCCTGCGAACGATTGAGTGTTCTGAATCTGATTCGTAAAAAGAAAACCTTTAGGCCTTCGGACATGGTTTCCAGCATGATGATTCGCATGATGCAGGTTCAAATCATGGCGATCTATGCCTATACCGGCTGGGAAAAACTAAAAGGTTATAGTTGGTGGGATGGAACTGCTTTATGGTCGGTGCTAGCAAATCCCCAAATGACGACGGTGGATTTTAGTTTCTTACGGCAGATCCCGTGGGTGATTCCAGTGTTGGGGTATATGACGATCATTTTTGAAGTCTATTTCCCGCCCATGGTGATCTGGAATAAGAGCCGCCATATCTGGTTGCTTATAGGAGTGGGAATGCACTTGGGAATCGGGATCTTTATGGGCCTTATGCCGTTTGCGACTATAATGCTTTCCACATACTTCTTATTCCTAAGTCCCATTGCTCTCGAGCAGAAAATTGTCTCAAAACTGGACTTTTCTAAAAATTGA